One Gloeothece verrucosa PCC 7822 DNA window includes the following coding sequences:
- a CDS encoding Uma2 family endonuclease — MQTPITEKVRWTTADLDLLPDNGNRYEIIEGELFVARAPHWKHQQVADNICTDLKRQLIPRARKNGATKN, encoded by the coding sequence ATGCAAACACCTATTACTGAGAAAGTTCGTTGGACAACTGCGGATTTAGACTTGTTGCCTGATAATGGCAATCGCTATGAGATTATAGAAGGAGAGTTATTTGTGGCCAGGGCCCCCCATTGGAAACATCAACAAGTTGCTGACAATATCTGTACCGACTTAAAGCGGCAATTAATCCCAAGAGCAAGGAAAAATGGGGCGACAAAAAATTAA
- a CDS encoding 3'(2'),5'-bisphosphate nucleotidase has translation MTNYEKEKQIAITTVTAAAQLCQQVRHQQNWATLKKADASPVTIADFGSQAIICQGLSVAFPDDPIIAEEDATFLEQPELADSLKTVTQQVQKLIPGTTPPDVIDWINRGNGQIAWGTERVPHSRYWTLDPIDGTKGFIRGDQYAIALALVEKGEVKLGILACPALAADFRQPNRDQGVIFLAIRGQSTEMISIGTQKSQFIRVNDSDQIEKIRRIESVESAHSDRSLQIILDQTLGLSGAAQQMDSQAKYGAVARGEADLYLRIPLARAMYQENIWDHAAGSIIVEQAGGKVSDLEGKPLDFSLGAKLSKNRGIVVSNGNIHPQVLKALTQMTLPSTSDNSVSI, from the coding sequence ATGACTAATTACGAAAAAGAAAAACAAATAGCGATCACAACAGTCACCGCCGCCGCCCAACTGTGTCAACAAGTCCGCCACCAGCAAAACTGGGCAACTCTAAAAAAAGCCGATGCTAGTCCGGTTACTATAGCTGACTTCGGTTCTCAGGCGATCATTTGTCAAGGGTTATCGGTAGCGTTCCCTGATGATCCCATTATCGCCGAAGAAGATGCTACCTTTTTAGAGCAACCTGAATTAGCAGACTCTTTAAAGACAGTAACTCAGCAAGTTCAAAAGCTTATTCCAGGGACAACACCACCTGATGTGATTGATTGGATCAACCGAGGAAATGGCCAAATTGCCTGGGGCACCGAACGAGTTCCGCACTCTCGTTACTGGACTTTAGATCCTATAGATGGCACTAAAGGTTTTATTCGCGGCGATCAATACGCCATTGCTTTAGCCTTAGTAGAAAAAGGAGAAGTTAAATTAGGAATTTTGGCCTGTCCGGCTTTAGCGGCAGATTTTCGTCAACCTAACCGAGATCAAGGGGTAATTTTTCTCGCCATTAGAGGCCAGTCAACAGAGATGATCTCTATAGGCACTCAAAAATCTCAGTTTATTCGGGTTAATGACAGCGATCAAATCGAAAAAATCCGGCGCATTGAAAGTGTAGAATCAGCCCATAGTGATCGCAGTTTACAAATTATTTTAGATCAAACCCTGGGTTTAAGCGGCGCGGCTCAACAGATGGACTCACAAGCTAAATATGGGGCTGTGGCCCGAGGAGAAGCCGATTTATATTTGCGGATTCCTTTAGCTCGAGCCATGTATCAAGAAAATATTTGGGACCATGCGGCCGGTTCAATTATTGTGGAACAAGCAGGAGGAAAGGTTAGCGACCTAGAGGGTAAACCCTTAGATTTTTCCCTTGGTGCTAAATTGAGTAAAAATCGGGGGATTGTCGTCAGTAACGGCAACATACATCCACAAGTTTTAAAAGCCCTCACTCAGATGACACTCCCCTCAACTTCAGACAACTCAGTCTCGATTTAA
- a CDS encoding GGDEF domain-containing protein, with protein sequence MKIIQQLEDLPPWVIVLISLFLIALIAVIDYIIIIDISLSIFYLIPIILVTWFTRLRMGILYSIICAFLWFFGEIVSKSYPYPWIPYWNVAVRLGFFLTITYLLWELKKVYQRERHLARTDGLTGITNRWFFLELLSWEVERFRRHQRPLTLAYLDVDNFKTVNDSYGHSVGDQLLRSLSHTLKTNIRSVDIVARLGGDEFALLLPETDYRSAQVVVTRLQDKLLAAMAVKSFPVGFSIGVVTFLSLPESIDEMIELVDHLMYDVKNSGKNRLKHEVFSASS encoded by the coding sequence GTGAAAATAATTCAACAGTTAGAAGATCTTCCCCCTTGGGTGATCGTTTTGATTAGCTTATTCTTGATAGCACTCATTGCTGTGATCGACTATATCATCATCATTGACATTTCTCTATCCATCTTTTACCTTATCCCGATTATCCTGGTTACTTGGTTTACTAGGCTACGTATGGGGATTTTATATTCTATCATTTGTGCTTTTCTTTGGTTTTTTGGTGAGATCGTCTCCAAAAGCTATCCTTATCCCTGGATACCCTATTGGAATGTGGCTGTTAGACTAGGCTTCTTTTTAACGATAACCTATCTTCTGTGGGAATTGAAAAAAGTCTATCAACGAGAAAGACACTTGGCTAGAACAGATGGACTAACCGGCATCACTAACCGATGGTTTTTTTTAGAATTGTTAAGTTGGGAGGTAGAGAGATTTCGCCGACATCAACGTCCTCTTACTTTAGCTTATCTGGATGTAGATAATTTTAAAACGGTTAATGATTCTTATGGTCATAGTGTGGGCGATCAACTGTTACGCTCCCTTAGCCATACCCTTAAGACTAACATTCGTAGCGTAGATATTGTCGCTCGCTTAGGTGGAGATGAATTTGCTTTGCTGCTCCCTGAAACTGATTATAGGTCTGCACAAGTGGTTGTAACTCGCCTTCAGGATAAACTTTTAGCGGCGATGGCTGTAAAATCTTTTCCTGTAGGTTTTAGCATAGGGGTAGTGACCTTTTTAAGCCTACCAGAATCTATCGATGAGATGATCGAGTTAGTGGATCACTTGATGTACGATGTAAAAAATAGCGGCAAAAATCGACTTAAGCATGAGGTCTTCTCGGCTTCGTCTTGA
- a CDS encoding M48 family metallopeptidase, whose protein sequence is MLQKVKSLALLTSVCTMLSGTVGPLAAKPAPSTQNQKPQSTTETIYEKAKQELPQDVYIVYRIVDRLARANGLDEHPWRIGIVQEYNINAFATEANLVAVYSGLLDQLGGDASALACVIGHEMGHHTERHLAIGPTEQAALQAQIQQEAEQQVKQEIESANSEATGASVGGAVARGIGSFFGGWGSVAGNVAGSAADSAAQQRMAKAQKRVEEIVAQKNAELQEKIAQQSRTHEFEADEKGYIYATTAGFDPQGCVRMLEVLGRMPGSEVDSSHPAVPKRIERMQQLMTERPASTLVPLGESRIKTSQPLTYEPSKDGQSLRINSRHGGNAGDFFDQQFGK, encoded by the coding sequence ATGTTACAAAAAGTTAAAAGTTTAGCACTTCTTACTTCTGTTTGTACGATGCTCAGTGGAACAGTGGGTCCGTTGGCGGCTAAACCGGCTCCCTCAACACAAAATCAAAAACCCCAATCTACTACAGAAACAATCTATGAAAAAGCTAAACAAGAATTACCCCAAGATGTTTATATCGTTTATCGTATTGTAGATCGTCTTGCCAGAGCCAACGGACTTGATGAACATCCTTGGCGTATTGGTATTGTTCAAGAATATAACATCAATGCCTTTGCCACAGAAGCCAATTTAGTCGCTGTTTATAGTGGTTTATTAGATCAATTAGGGGGTGATGCGAGTGCGCTGGCCTGTGTCATTGGTCATGAAATGGGACATCACACAGAACGCCATCTGGCCATCGGGCCCACTGAACAAGCCGCCTTACAAGCACAAATCCAACAAGAGGCCGAACAACAAGTTAAACAAGAAATAGAATCGGCTAATTCTGAAGCGACAGGGGCCTCTGTGGGGGGTGCTGTGGCTAGAGGGATTGGTAGTTTTTTTGGCGGTTGGGGTAGTGTAGCCGGTAATGTGGCCGGTTCGGCGGCGGATAGTGCGGCTCAACAACGGATGGCTAAGGCGCAAAAAAGAGTTGAAGAAATTGTCGCCCAAAAAAATGCTGAATTACAGGAGAAAATCGCTCAACAAAGCAGAACCCATGAATTTGAAGCTGATGAAAAGGGATATATTTATGCAACGACGGCGGGTTTTGATCCTCAAGGATGCGTGAGAATGTTAGAAGTTTTAGGGAGAATGCCTGGGTCTGAAGTAGATAGCAGCCATCCGGCTGTTCCTAAACGTATTGAAAGAATGCAGCAGTTAATGACCGAACGTCCTGCTTCTACTTTAGTCCCATTAGGAGAGTCGAGAATTAAAACCTCTCAACCTTTAACTTATGAACCTTCTAAAGATGGACAGTCTTTAAGAATTAATTCTCGTCATGGCGGCAACGCGGGAGACTTTTTTGATCAACAGTTTGGTAAATAG
- a CDS encoding PQQ-dependent sugar dehydrogenase — protein sequence MKPSSIVLFAILTFICACQRPSDKIKSTPSLQTSVSASNIPAKQLIATQPLTPQPIRITVKNLPLPYASNSASKPPQVIPIPNHPTLKVPQGFEVNIFAENLEQPRWLALTPTGEVLVTETRQNRIRLLKDTNNDGVADEYKTFATASNGLEIPFGIAFASQYFFLGNHNQVRRYPYQKGQQQLQGKGEKITDLPGGGYRQHWTRNVIVSPDGQKLYVSIGSQTNADVEPLPRASVQIMNLDGSNRQTFADGLRNPVGLDFHPLTQQLYTTVNERDGLGDDLVPDYLTRLEKGQFYGWPYTYLAPQLLDPRHQKSVNPQLAAKTSTPDVLFQAHSAALGLKFYTQKTFPEKYHNGAFVAFRGSWNRHQGTGYKIVFVPFNNQGKPLGYYEDFLTGFLVEPSVPSTWGRPVGLLVLPDGSLLFTEEANGRIYRIQKKK from the coding sequence ATGAAACCATCATCAATTGTATTATTTGCTATTTTGACATTCATTTGCGCTTGTCAGCGTCCTTCAGATAAAATTAAATCCACTCCTTCCCTTCAAACCTCTGTGAGTGCCAGCAATATTCCTGCTAAACAGTTGATAGCTACCCAACCGTTAACCCCTCAACCAATTCGCATTACAGTAAAAAATTTACCCTTACCTTACGCCAGTAATAGTGCCTCTAAGCCGCCTCAAGTAATTCCCATTCCTAATCATCCCACATTAAAAGTTCCCCAAGGGTTTGAAGTCAATATTTTTGCCGAAAATTTAGAGCAACCTCGCTGGTTAGCGTTAACGCCTACAGGAGAAGTTTTAGTGACAGAAACTCGTCAAAATCGCATTCGCCTTCTCAAAGATACAAATAATGATGGTGTAGCTGATGAATATAAAACTTTTGCAACCGCATCTAATGGGTTAGAAATTCCTTTTGGCATAGCTTTCGCTAGTCAATACTTTTTTTTAGGTAATCATAACCAAGTTCGCAGATATCCCTATCAAAAAGGACAACAACAACTGCAAGGAAAAGGAGAAAAAATTACCGATTTACCTGGGGGGGGATATCGTCAGCATTGGACTCGCAATGTGATTGTTTCACCTGATGGACAAAAGTTATATGTTTCTATTGGTTCTCAAACTAATGCCGATGTAGAACCGCTTCCTCGTGCCTCTGTACAGATCATGAATTTAGATGGTTCAAATCGACAAACTTTTGCTGATGGGTTGCGTAACCCTGTGGGATTAGATTTTCATCCTCTGACTCAGCAATTATATACCACTGTTAATGAGCGAGATGGGTTAGGGGATGATTTGGTGCCTGATTATTTAACCCGCCTTGAAAAAGGGCAATTTTATGGCTGGCCTTATACTTATTTGGCTCCTCAATTACTAGACCCTCGTCATCAAAAAAGTGTTAATCCTCAGTTAGCGGCTAAAACTTCTACACCTGATGTTTTATTTCAAGCGCATTCTGCCGCCTTGGGCTTAAAATTTTATACTCAAAAGACTTTTCCCGAAAAATATCATAATGGTGCATTTGTTGCCTTTCGCGGTTCTTGGAATCGCCATCAAGGAACCGGCTATAAAATTGTTTTTGTTCCCTTTAATAATCAGGGAAAACCGTTAGGCTATTATGAGGATTTTTTAACCGGCTTTCTGGTTGAGCCATCGGTTCCGTCTACTTGGGGAAGACCGGTAGGATTATTGGTTTTACCTGATGGAAGTTTATTATTTACCGAAGAAGCTAATGGCAGAATTTATCGGATTCAAAAGAAAAAGTAA
- the argS gene encoding arginine--tRNA ligase → MISIIEQLKQRFTQALKIAFEQDFTEIEGLVVPATNPKFGDYQSNVALSLAKPLKQSPRAIAEQLVKALEISDLCEPPQIAGPGFINFTLKRSYLENQISILQKDPRLGVEKAAPPQKIVIDFSSPNIAKEMHVGHLRSTILGDCLARILEFRGHEVLRLNHVGDWGTQFGMLIAYLREVYPDALTTANALDLGDLVSFYKKAKIRFDEDETFKEEARQEVVKLQAGANDSGHAWQLLCEQSRREFQGIYDILDIKLVERGESFYNPMLSGILTQLDEQGLLTEDQGAKCVFLEGFTNKEGEPLPLIVQKSDGGYNYATTDLAALKYRVEQDQATRIIYVTDAGQANHFAQVFQVAKKAGILPENVEVVHVAFGIVKGEDGKKLKTRSGETIKLKDLIDEAIAHARRDLETRLSSDERTESQEFINHVAQGVGISAIKYADLSQNRVSDYIFSYDKMLALQGNTAPYMLYAYARVQSISREGNIDFNQLDEGASVLLTEEAELVLSKCLLQLTEVIQDVERDLLPNRLCEYLYELSKKFNKFYETCPVLKSEDPIKTSRLILCDLTAKTLKLGLFLLGISVLERM, encoded by the coding sequence ATGATTTCTATTATCGAACAACTCAAGCAACGTTTTACTCAAGCCTTAAAAATCGCATTTGAGCAAGATTTCACTGAGATAGAGGGGTTGGTTGTACCGGCAACGAATCCTAAGTTTGGAGACTATCAGTCTAATGTAGCCTTGTCTTTAGCTAAACCCTTAAAACAATCTCCAAGAGCCATAGCAGAACAATTAGTCAAGGCGTTAGAGATCAGTGATTTATGCGAACCGCCTCAAATTGCAGGACCTGGTTTTATTAACTTTACCCTGAAACGGAGTTATTTAGAAAATCAAATTAGCATCCTTCAAAAAGATCCGCGCTTAGGTGTAGAAAAAGCCGCTCCTCCTCAAAAAATCGTCATTGATTTTTCTAGTCCAAACATTGCTAAAGAAATGCACGTAGGACATCTACGTTCTACCATTCTAGGCGACTGTCTGGCCAGAATTTTAGAATTTAGAGGTCATGAGGTTTTACGTCTTAATCATGTGGGAGACTGGGGAACTCAATTTGGGATGTTAATTGCTTATTTAAGAGAAGTTTATCCAGACGCTTTAACCACTGCCAATGCTCTCGATTTAGGGGATTTAGTCTCTTTTTATAAAAAAGCTAAAATTCGCTTTGATGAAGATGAAACTTTTAAAGAAGAAGCAAGACAAGAAGTGGTTAAATTACAAGCAGGAGCCAATGATAGCGGCCATGCTTGGCAATTATTATGTGAACAATCTCGACGGGAATTTCAAGGAATTTATGATATTCTTGATATTAAACTGGTAGAGAGAGGGGAATCTTTTTACAATCCTATGCTGTCGGGAATCCTTACCCAGTTAGATGAACAAGGATTATTAACTGAGGATCAAGGTGCTAAATGTGTATTTCTAGAAGGATTTACCAATAAAGAGGGAGAACCCCTACCTTTAATTGTGCAAAAATCCGATGGGGGATATAACTATGCGACGACAGATTTAGCTGCTTTGAAATACCGGGTGGAACAAGACCAAGCCACAAGAATTATTTATGTGACTGATGCCGGGCAGGCTAATCATTTTGCTCAGGTGTTCCAAGTGGCTAAAAAGGCCGGGATTTTGCCGGAGAATGTAGAAGTTGTTCATGTGGCTTTTGGAATTGTTAAAGGAGAAGACGGGAAAAAATTAAAAACCCGTTCAGGAGAAACGATTAAATTAAAAGACTTAATTGATGAAGCCATTGCTCATGCTCGCCGAGATTTAGAAACAAGACTAAGCAGCGATGAACGTACTGAATCCCAGGAATTTATTAATCATGTTGCTCAGGGCGTAGGAATTAGTGCGATTAAATATGCTGATTTAAGTCAAAATAGAGTCAGTGATTATATTTTTAGTTATGATAAAATGCTGGCTTTACAAGGCAATACAGCACCCTATATGCTCTATGCTTATGCTCGTGTACAAAGTATTAGTAGAGAAGGAAATATAGATTTTAACCAGTTAGATGAAGGAGCGAGTGTTCTCCTCACAGAAGAGGCAGAATTAGTTTTGAGTAAATGCCTTTTGCAATTGACAGAAGTTATTCAAGATGTAGAAAGAGATTTACTGCCCAATCGATTGTGTGAGTATCTATATGAACTGAGCAAAAAATTTAATAAGTTTTATGAAACTTGCCCAGTTTTAAAATCAGAAGATCCCATTAAAACATCCCGCTTAATCTTATGTGATTTAACAGCAAAAACCTTAAAATTAGGATTATTTTTGCTAGGAATTTCAGTTTTAGAGCGGATGTAA